In the genome of Streptomyces aquilus, the window GCTCGCGCGGCTCGCCGAACCTCCCGTACGGCGGCTCGTCGACGTAGCGCAGGTCGATCGCCTCGCGGGCCTCCAGGAACTTCTCGATGACGTCCGGCGCGATGTGGTCGTAGCCGCGCAGCCGCTCCTGCGAGGTGGGGAGCGTGGCGGGGTCGGGGGCGGCCGGCATGGGGGCCTGGTGGTCGAAGCCTTCCTCGTGCTTCTGGAAGGACGCCGACAGGGCGAAGATCGGCTGGCCGTGCTGGACGGCGACGACCCGGCGGGCGGTGAAGGAGCGGCCGTCGTTCATGCGCTCGACCGTGTAGACGATCGGCGCGCCCGGGTCCCCGGCGCGCAGGAAGTACGCGTGCAGGGAGTGGGCGAGACGGTCCTCGGGGACCGTGCGCCCGGCGGCGACGAGCGCCTGGGCCGCGACCTGACCGCCGAACACGCGCGGGACGATGGCGGGCCGGGACTGGCCGCGGAAGATGTTCTCCTCGATCTGCTCCAGGTCGAGCAGATCGAGGAGACCCTGTAGTGCCTGACTCATGCAGTCATTTCTACTGGTCAGCGATTGCGGGGACCTTACAGGCCCATGTCCTTGGCGATGATCGTCTTCATGATCTCGTTCGTGCCGCCGTAGATCCGGTTGACGCGGTTGTCCGCGTACAGGCGGGCGATCGGGTACTCGTTCATGAAGCCGTAGCCGCCGTGCAGCTGGAGGCAGCGGTCGATGACGCGGTGCGCGACCTCGGTGCAGAACAGC includes:
- a CDS encoding acyl-CoA thioesterase; protein product: MSQALQGLLDLLDLEQIEENIFRGQSRPAIVPRVFGGQVAAQALVAAGRTVPEDRLAHSLHAYFLRAGDPGAPIVYTVERMNDGRSFTARRVVAVQHGQPIFALSASFQKHEEGFDHQAPMPAAPDPATLPTSQERLRGYDHIAPDVIEKFLEAREAIDLRYVDEPPYGRFGEPREPHSQVWFRTNGKLSDDPLLHVVLATYVSDMTLLDSILLAHGRGGWATGDVVGASLDHAMWFHRPFRADEWLLYDQESPSAHGGRGLGQARIYTQDGQLAISVIQEGVVRAPRQH